The following are encoded in a window of Torulaspora globosa chromosome 4, complete sequence genomic DNA:
- a CDS encoding aldo/keto reductase, whose amino-acid sequence MSDLFAPAPEPPTELGRLNLLSKTAGIKVSPLALGAGSLGKAWSEALGSMDKKRAFELLDVYYEAGGNFIDTANNYQNEESEAWIGEWMESRKIRDQLVIATKFTSDYKAYEVGKGRSANFGGNNRRSLHVSVRDSLKKLKTDWIDILYVHWWDHMTSIEELMDSLHVLVQQGKVLYLGASDTPAWVVSAANYYAVSRGKTPFSVYQGRWNVMLRDFEREILPMAKHFGMALVPWDVLGGGRFQTKESIEKRKERGENLRSFGNPPEQTEQEVKISSALEKVAKEHGTHSITAIALAYVRSKGTNVFPLVGGRKVEHLKDNIAALSIKLTPEQVTYLESIVPFDIGFPNNLVGEDPAISGKLPFLSASSYKLNLDSLQFK is encoded by the coding sequence ATGTCTGATTTGTTTGCACCCGCACCTGAGCCTCCTACTGAGTTGGGCCGCTTGAATCTTCTGTCGAAAACGGCCGGCATCAAGGTTTCGCCCTTGGCTTTAGGAGCAGGGTCACTTGGAAAGGCATGGTCTGAGGCTTTGGGCTCAATGGACAAGAAGCGCGCTTTCGAATTGCTAGACGTCTACTACGAAGCAGGTGGGAACTTTATCGACACAGCGAACAACTACCAGAACGAAGAGTCGGAGGCTTGGATCGGTGAATGGATGGAATCGAGGAAGATTCGCGACCAGCTGGTGATCGCTACAAAGTTTACAAGCGATTACAAGGCTTATGAAGTTGGCAAGGGTAGGAGTGCGAATTTCGGTGGAAACAATAGGCGCAGTCTGCACGTAAGTGTCCGCgactccttgaagaagctgaagaccGACTGGATCGACATCTTGTATGTCCACTGGTGGGACCATATGACTTCGATAGAGGAGTTGATGGATAGCTTGCACGTTCTGGTGCAGCAGGGTAAAGTTTTGTACCTAGGAGCTTCCGACACACCAGCATGGGTTGTGTCCGCCGCCAACTACTATGCTGTGTCGCGTGGCAAGACTCCGTTCAGTGTTTATCAAGGCAGATGGAACGTTATGCTCAGAGATTTCGAACGAGAGATTCTTCCGATGGCCAAGCATTTCGGTATGGCGCTTGTGCCCTGggatgttcttggtgggGGAAGGTTCCAGACCAAAGAATCTATCGAGAAGCGCAAAGAACGTGGAGAGAACTTACGTTCGTTTGGTAACCCGCCTGAGCAGACTGAGCAGGAAGTGAAGATCAGTTCcgctttggaaaaggttgcGAAAGAACATGGCACGCATTCCATCACAGCCATTGCGCTTGCGTATGTCAGGTCCAAGGGAACCAACGTCTTCCCGCTTGTGGGAGGCAGAAAGGTTgagcatttgaaggacAACATTGCCGCTTTGTCGATCAAATTGACTCCAGAACAAGTCACGTACCTTGAGAGCATTGTTCCTTTTGATATCGGGTTCCCAAACAATCTGGTTGGAGAAGATCCAGCCATCTCGGGGAAGCTTCCTTTCCTTTCTGCATCTTCTTACAAACTGAACCTcgattctttgcagttcaaatga
- a CDS encoding aldo-keto reductase superfamily protein — protein sequence MTEIEQVKQVRLGNSGLKISPIVVGCMSYGSKKWADWVIEDKEEVFKILKRCYDIGLRTYDTADFYSNGVSERLLGEFLRKFNINRETVVILTKVFLPVDESLPLGHAMKLTSADELQLCNQRGLSRKHILAGVSNSVERLGTYIDLLQIHRLDHETPMEEIMRALNCVVERGDARYIGASSMLATEFVEMQFIAEKHGWHKFISSQSCYNLLYREDERELIPFAKRHNIGLLPWSPNARGLLTRPITKQTERMKSDPMFKSKGLDKLQDHEVAIISRVEELANKRGIPMAAISIAWSRRKGCCPIVGLNSVERVDEAAAATKVELTDEEVAALEELYRPRNIL from the coding sequence atgaCTGAGATTGAACAGGTAAAACAAGTGAGGTTGGGTAATTCAGGGCTTAAGATCTCTCCGATCGTAGTAGGCTGTATGTCATATGGGTCAAAGAAATGGGCGGATTGGGTTATTGAGGACAAGGAAGAAGTATTCAAAATTCTGAAGCGCTGCTATGATATTGGTTTGCGCACCTACGATACGGCCGACTTTTATTCGAATGGTGTGAGCGAAAGATTGCTCGGGGAGTTCTTGCGCAAGTTTAACATAAACAGAGAGACAGTTGTAATTCTAACCAAGGTTTTTTTGCCAGTGGATGAATCGCTACCGCTGGGACATGCCATGAAACTGACATCTGCAGATGAATTGCAATTGTGTAATCAACGGGGGTTGTCGAGAAAGCACATCCTGGCCGGTGTTTCAAATTCTGTCGAAAGATTGGGTACCTACATTGACCTTTTGCAGATACACCGACTGGATCACGAAACTCCAATGGAGGAAATTATGAGGGCCCTCAACTGCGTCGTTGAGAGGGGTGATGCTAGATATATTGGGGCTTCCTCAATGCTGGCTACTGAGTTTGTTGAAATGCAGTTCATAGCTGAGAAGCACGGATGGCATAAATTCATCAGTTCTCAATCCTGTTACAATCTTTTGTACCgcgaggatgaaagagaaCTGATACCCTTTGCAAAGAGGCACAACATCGGCCTTCTACCCTGGTCCCCTAATGCCAGAGGGCTGCTCACCAGGCCAATAACAAAGCAAACTGAAAGAATGAAGAGCGATCCCATGTTCAAATCCAAGGGACTCGATAAGTTACAGGATCACGAGGTGGCAATCATTTCTCGCGTTGAGGAGCTGGCAAACAAAAGAGGAATTCCAATGGCAGCTATTTCTATTGCTTGGTCTAGAAGAAAGGGATGCTGTCCTATAGTCGGCCTAAACTCTGTCGAAAGGGTAGACGAGGCCGCTGCAGCTACCAAGGTTGAGCTGACCGATGAAGAGGTTGCAGCGCTTGAAGAACTCTACAGGCCAAGGAATATTCTATAA